The following proteins are encoded in a genomic region of Amphiura filiformis chromosome 18, Afil_fr2py, whole genome shotgun sequence:
- the LOC140139346 gene encoding cubilin-like, with protein sequence MRRILAQFLDFDLGNDLGDILYVGTISNPRVLGFTGRDTPQSQIISPLNESLLFEFRTDNDNSYRGFSLLLTDEADKDYILCPDGLEIRSETSSCYDCPYDVIQLSLNDAITIQSTSYPNNYLNDLHCEWTVTPVPMRRVLAQFMDLYLEDRYDSDTLYIGTIAHARVFAFTGSATPQMHIVSPINESLQFEFKTNTYRTYRGFSILLIDESDKEYVVCPNGLEIPSETVACYGCPDEETQLSLNASITIQSSSYPNNYPNNLQCEWRVTPAPMRKVLLQILDLYLPHEDNISYIGNFANPRVFAYSGIITPQARIISAINESLQFVFTTNAYYTSRGFSLLLTDTTHNDYILCPNGLEILSGAAACYGCPDEVIQMFVNATITVQSSSYPNSYPNNLNCKWTVTPAPMRRVRVQFLDFDLGSGGRDVLYVGTTGNPRALLYHWDRMAQSHIISPLNESLQFEFNTDDRELHRHRGFSLLLIDVADEDYILCPDGLEIVSETSTCFGCPVEVTQLSFDASLTMQSTGYPNRYLTNLQCEWIVTPAPMRRIRVQFQDFHLGYNNQDFLYIGTIAIPRILIYTGDTTPQSHIISPINESLQFEFTTNPYHRYRGFSLLVTDEQDQDYILCPNGLELPSESVACNGCPDEIIQMSFNAAIAIQSSSYPNDYPINLQCKWSVTPAPMRRVLVQFQDFYIQDHRDILYIGTINNPRVFAFTGTGKPQSHIVSPINESLQFEFTTSAHSTFRGFSLLLTDEVDSDYNLCPNGLEIKSDTSPCFGCPDEVVQLSMNDVITYTVQSSIHHNNRFNDELRCKWTVTPSPTRRVLVEFLDFDLQDQRDVLYIGTISNARILAYSSYSAPQQHILSGIDESLQFQFRTDTYSTYGGFTLKLLDSEADVDYAICPNGLEIREDTSTCYGCPDEMLQLSEGSIVSIQSSGYPRNYPSNLQCEWRVTPAPKRRVLARFRISSCSLILTFVHWTY encoded by the exons ATGCGGAGAATTCTAGCCCAATTCCTGGATTTTGACCTTGGAAATGATCTCGGTGATATTTTGTATGTCGGAACCATCTCCAATCCAAGAGTACTTGGTTTTACTGGCAGAGATACGCCGCAATCACAAATCATATCCCCATTGAACGAAAGTTTACTGTTTGAATTTAGAACAGACAATGACAACTCATATCGTGGATTTTCTCTGTTACTGACCGATGAAGCAGACAAAG ATTATATCCTCTGTCCCGATGGTTTGGAGATACGAAGTGAAACTTCTTCGTGTTATG ATTGTCCCTACGATGTAATTCAATTGTCACTGAATGATGCCATTACAATACAGTCAACTAGCTACCCCAATAATTATCTAAACGACCTTCACTGTGAGTGGACAGTAACACCAGTACCAATGCGGAGGGTCCTAGCCCAATTTATGGACTTATACCTTGAAGATAGATATGATAGCGATACTTTGTATATTGGAACTATTGCACATGCAAGAGTCTTTGCATTTACTGGTAGTGCAACGCCACAAATGCATATCGTATCTCCAATTAACGAAAGTTTGCAGTTTGAATTCAAAACAAACACTTATAGAACATATCGTGGCTTTTCGATATTACTGATTGATGAATCCGATAAAG AATATGTCGTTTGCCCAAATGGTTTGGAGATACCAAGTGAAACTGTCGCGTGTTATG gttGCCCTGATGAGGAAACTCAATTATCCTTGAATGCTTCCATTACAATACAATCATCTAGTTACCCAAACAATTATCCCAATAACCTTCAGTGTGAGTGGAGAGTAACGCCGGCACCAATGCGGAAGGTCTTACTCCAAATCCTAGACTTATACCTTCCACATGAAGATAATATTTCGTATATTGGAAATTTCGCTAATCCAAGAGTGTTTGCTTACAGTGGGATAATAACGCCACAGGCACGCATAATATCTGCAATTAACGAAAGTTTACAGTTTGTGTTTACAACAAACGCTTATTATACAAGCCGTGGATTCTCGTTATTACTAACTGATACAACGCATAACG ATTATATTCTTTGTCCTAATGGTTTGGAGATATTAAGTGGAGCTGCAGCATGCTATG GTTGTCCTGACGAGGTCATTCAAATGTTCGTAAATGCTACTATTACTGTACAGTCATCCAGCTACCCCAACAGTTATCCAAATAACCTTAATTGTAAGTGGACAGTAACACCGGCACCGATGCGGAGGGTCCGTGTCCAATTCCTAGACTTTGATCTTGGGTCCGGTGGACGTGATGTTTTGTATGTTGGAACTACCGGCAATCCAAGAGCGCTTCTTTATCATTGGGACAGAATGGCACAATCTCATATCATATCGCCACTTAACGAAAGTTTGCAGTTTGAATTCAATACAGACGATAGGGAGCTTCATCGTCATCGTGGATTTTCATTATTGCTAATTGATGTTGCAGATGAAG ATTATATACTTTGTCCCGATGGTTTGGAGATAGTAAGTGAAACTTCCACGTGCTTTG GTTGTCCTGTCGAGGTGACTCAATTGTCCTTTGATGCGTCACTTACTATGCAATCAACTGGCTACCCCAACAGATATTTAACTAACCTTCAGTGTGAGTGGATAGTTACACCAGCACCGATGCGGAGGATCCGAGTTCAATTCCAGGACTTCCACCTTGGTTATAATAACCAAGATTTTTTGTATATTGGAACTATCGCCATACCAAGAATACTTATTTACACTGGAGATACAACACCGCAATCACATATCATATCTCCAATTAACGAAAGTTTGCAGTTTGAATTTACAACAAATCCTTATCACCGATATCGTGGATTTTCATTATTAGTAACTGATGAACAGGATCAAG ATTATATCCTCTGCCCTAATGGTTTAGAGTTACCAAGTGAATCTGTCGCGTGTAATG GTTGTCCTGACGAAATAATCCAAATGTCATTCAATGCTGCCATAGCAATACAATCATCTAGCTACCCAAACGATTATCCCATTAATCTTCAGTGTAAGTGGAGTGTAACCCCAGCACCGATGCGGAGGGTCCTAGTTCAATTTCAGGATTTCTACATTCAAGATCATCGtgatattttgtatattggaaCCATTAACAATCCAAGAGTATTTGCTTTCACTGGGACGGGAAAGCCGCAATCACACATTGTATCTCCAATTAACGAAAGTTTACAGTTTGAATTTACAACAAGCGCACATAGCACGTTTCGTGGATTTTCATTATTACTTACTGATGAAGTAGACTCAG ATTATAACCTTTGTCCTAATGGTTTGGAGATTAAAAGTGATACTTCTCCGTGCTTTG GTTGTCCTGACGAGGTAGTTCAGTTGTCCATGAACGATGTCATTACCTATACCGTACAGTCATCCATACATCACAACAATAGATTTAATGATGAGCTTCGGTGCAAGTGGACAGTAACACCATCACCGACGAGGAGGGTCCTAGTTGAATTTTTGGACTTCGACCTTCAAGACCAACGTGATGTTTTATACATTGGAACTATTAGTAATGCACGAATTCTTGCTTATAGTAGTTATTCAGCGCCGCAACAACACATATTATCTGGAATTGATGAAAGTTTACAGTTTCAATTTAGAACAGACACTTATTCCACATATGGCGGTTTTACATTGAAACTTCTTGACTCTGAGGCGGATGTAG ATTACGCCATCTGTCCGAATGGTTTGGAAATAAGAGAGGATACATCGACATGCTATG GTTGTCCTGATGAAATGTTGCAGTTATCTGAGGGCAGCATCGTCAGCATACAATCATCTGGTTATCCTCGAAATTACCCCAGTAACCTTCAGTGTGAGTGGAGAGTAACACCAGCACCGAAGCGAAGAGTCCTCGCTCGATTCCGGATTTCCAGTTGCAGTCTGATTTTGACTTTTGTACATTGGACTTATTGA